One window from the genome of Enterobacteriaceae bacterium Kacie_13 encodes:
- a CDS encoding acyltransferase — MNTTGLNIIKTLGCLTAVTFFTVYNTYDDYNYNYDSVLAFLTFISTIATPLFFVVNGYMDAGSCLEENICEWQMRKIRAILTIFIFWFSVYYLWEPYQKGYLIQPWFIFSLVIIYTFHPVVEWLAGRTVILASVTGALLIFSFAYDLLALYYPENQVLSVPAQFRIWTWILYYLTGQLLFDHKVSQLYGRPRVAGAAAIAIPFVYIFTWMYEKHFFFSLFKVEQNSFILTGSQVYLLVVLIILAANGVKADAVKRPVGEMVGALGKTMTGVYILHYSFFNLLIEWIPIHSLTAKLFVILLTFLLSVVSATLLLKNKVTKRLIAF; from the coding sequence ATGAACACCACGGGACTCAATATTATTAAAACCCTCGGCTGCCTGACTGCCGTGACTTTTTTCACCGTGTACAACACTTACGACGATTACAACTATAACTACGACAGCGTTCTGGCTTTTCTGACGTTTATCTCGACCATTGCCACGCCGCTGTTTTTTGTCGTCAACGGTTATATGGACGCCGGTTCCTGTTTAGAGGAAAACATCTGCGAATGGCAGATGAGGAAAATCCGGGCGATTTTAACCATTTTTATTTTCTGGTTCTCCGTCTATTACCTGTGGGAACCCTATCAGAAAGGTTATCTGATCCAGCCGTGGTTTATTTTCTCGCTGGTGATCATCTACACCTTTCATCCGGTGGTGGAATGGCTGGCCGGACGCACCGTCATACTGGCCAGCGTGACTGGCGCATTACTGATTTTCTCCTTTGCCTACGATCTGCTGGCGCTGTATTACCCGGAGAATCAGGTGTTATCTGTCCCCGCGCAGTTCCGTATCTGGACGTGGATCCTTTACTATCTCACCGGCCAGCTGCTCTTCGACCACAAGGTTTCACAGCTATATGGCCGCCCGCGCGTCGCGGGTGCTGCCGCGATTGCCATTCCCTTTGTGTATATTTTTACCTGGATGTACGAGAAGCATTTTTTCTTTTCACTCTTTAAGGTCGAGCAAAACAGCTTCATTCTGACCGGCTCGCAAGTGTACCTGCTGGTAGTGCTGATCATCCTCGCAGCCAACGGCGTCAAAGCCGACGCGGTGAAAAGACCGGTCGGAGAAATGGTGGGTGCGCTCGGCAAAACCATGACCGGCGTTTATATCCTCCACTACAGCTTTTTCAATCTGCTGATCGAGTGGATCCCAATCCACTCCCTGACCGCCAAACTCTTTGTTATTCTTCTCACGTTCCTGCTTTCCGTGGTATCTGCTACCTTGCTGCTGAAAAATAAAGTGACGAAGAGGCTGATTGCGTTTTGA
- a CDS encoding NAD-dependent epimerase/dehydratase family protein, with protein MSKVALITSITGQDGSYLAELLLKKGYTVHGINRHIPLSARQHTEFIDERFSIHSPGFYLHEEELADTSSLNDLLATLAPDEIYNLGGLSHVAERLQPHSVFTENSISALRFLEAVRSQGLEHKTRYYHASPAELCGLVNGMTINEMVTSSLCPPETVALISDFWTVVNYRKTFGMYACNGILFNHESPRRSEHFVTRKISMGLANITQGLEQCLYLGNLNALRDWGHAKDYVKMQWSMLQQEEPEDFVIATGVQYTVRQFVTFAALELGIKLRFIGKGIEEKGVIAAIISPIAAALKVGDVVVAVDPRYIRPAEKCKVSANPAKARRKLGWGPETSLQDLVIEMVQADLASAKEMARLKLYG; from the coding sequence ATGTCTAAAGTTGCACTCATTACCAGTATAACTGGACAGGATGGTTCTTATCTGGCTGAGCTTTTATTAAAAAAAGGCTATACAGTCCACGGTATTAATCGACATATTCCTTTATCAGCCAGACAGCATACTGAATTTATCGATGAAAGATTCAGTATTCATTCTCCCGGTTTTTATCTTCACGAGGAGGAACTGGCGGATACCTCATCACTAAACGATTTGCTGGCTACGCTTGCGCCCGATGAAATTTATAATCTGGGTGGACTGAGCCATGTGGCAGAACGTCTGCAACCTCATTCTGTTTTCACAGAGAACAGCATCAGTGCGCTAAGGTTTCTTGAAGCTGTCCGCTCTCAGGGACTGGAACACAAAACTCGTTATTATCACGCCTCGCCTGCGGAGCTTTGCGGTCTGGTGAACGGGATGACAATCAATGAAATGGTGACCTCCAGTCTTTGTCCGCCGGAAACCGTTGCGCTGATCTCCGATTTTTGGACGGTGGTGAATTATCGTAAAACTTTCGGAATGTATGCCTGCAACGGCATTCTTTTCAATCATGAATCGCCACGCCGGAGCGAGCATTTTGTGACCCGTAAAATCTCCATGGGGTTGGCGAACATCACTCAGGGGCTGGAGCAATGCCTTTATCTCGGTAATCTCAACGCGTTACGTGACTGGGGGCATGCGAAGGATTATGTCAAAATGCAATGGTCGATGTTACAACAGGAGGAACCCGAGGACTTTGTGATTGCTACCGGCGTGCAATATACGGTGCGTCAGTTTGTCACTTTTGCAGCACTGGAACTGGGGATCAAACTGCGCTTCATCGGCAAGGGGATTGAGGAGAAAGGGGTGATTGCGGCGATTATCAGCCCGATTGCGGCGGCGTTAAAAGTCGGCGATGTAGTGGTTGCCGTAGATCCCCGTTATATCCGTCCTGCGGAGAAGTGCAAAGTCTCGGCAAATCCTGCTAAGGCTCGCCGTAAGCTGGGCTGGGGGCCCGAAACGTCGTTACAGGATCTGGTGATTGAGATGGTACAAGCCGACCTGGCCTCTGCAAAAGAAATGGCGCGGCTCAAACTGTATGGATGA
- a CDS encoding AcrB/AcrD/AcrF family protein — MGINDSFINNPTRVWLVILLLGVGGLIALFNIGRLEDPAFTIKTAVVSVQYPGASSQQVEEEVTLPLENALQRLPYVDNITSISAVGLSQITVNIDSRYHSSELPQIWDELRRRVNDATLQFPPGVSPPFVNDDFGDVYGYFFSIYGDSFTNPELRKYAEQLRRELVLVPGVGKVAIGGVLPEQVTIEISRAQMAAYGVTLARLADVLNRQNIVSDAGSMTVGSESIRLHPTGGFQNIDELNNVLISPAGSTHSIYLRDIAVVSQGVSDHPGNIYHANGRNALTLGVSYIPGVNVMNIGHAIESTMKELQAEKPAGIQLKVFYDQAAEVKKSVDGFIINFLMALAIVVGTLLIFMGLRSGIIIAVSLALNVLGTLLIMYLFGIELQRISLGALIIALSMLVDNAIVVVEGVLISRQQGNPLMNAISHIIKRSALPLLGATVIAILAFAPIGLSQDSTGEYCKSLFQVLLISLMLSWVTALTLTPVLVKWAFANMKVAEKKADEQADPYGGWIFRLYRRMLNALLIRQTLTLTVLAALLVASVWGFSFVRQNFFPSSNTPIFFVDLWLPYGTDINYTAKVAGEIEKNINRQEGVENTVTTIGQGGMRFILTYNGQRQYSNYAQIMVRMDDQRKIAGMVQRTEQDIHQNFPEVNARLKRIMFGPSGDSAIEVRIKGPDPDTLRHIASQVDQIILDDGAADGVRNDWQDRSKRVRPTFSPYLGRELGVDRGEVDSALQMNFSGSTVGIYRDGSTLMPVVLRPPADERLDVDHMANIMVWSQTRQQFIPLSNVVSKFRVEWEDPLIMRRDRMRMLTVQTDPDAATGETSGDMLARIKPKVEALQLPHGYSIEWGGDAENSAEAQQGLFTTLPVGFLMMFIITVLMFSSVKNAIAIWLTVPLALIGVTFGFLLTGIPFGFMALIGLLSLSGMLIRNGIVLVEEINQQKKVKSQAEAIVYAATSRLRPILLTAFTTVLGLAPLLLDVFFQSMAVVIMFGLGFATVLTLLVLPVIYNCFHREGQRSKQ; from the coding sequence ATGGGGATTAACGACAGCTTTATCAATAACCCGACGCGGGTGTGGCTGGTGATCCTCCTGCTCGGCGTGGGCGGCCTGATTGCGTTATTCAACATCGGGCGGCTGGAAGATCCGGCGTTTACCATCAAAACAGCCGTTGTGTCGGTGCAGTATCCCGGCGCGTCGTCGCAGCAGGTGGAAGAAGAGGTCACGCTGCCGCTGGAGAATGCCCTGCAGCGTCTGCCTTACGTCGATAACATCACCTCTATTTCTGCCGTCGGTTTATCGCAGATCACGGTTAATATCGATTCCCGCTATCACTCCTCTGAGCTGCCGCAGATTTGGGATGAATTGCGCCGCCGGGTCAACGATGCCACGTTGCAGTTTCCGCCGGGCGTCAGTCCGCCGTTTGTTAACGATGATTTCGGCGATGTGTACGGCTATTTTTTCTCGATTTATGGCGACAGTTTTACCAACCCTGAGTTGCGCAAATACGCTGAGCAACTGCGCCGCGAGCTGGTGCTGGTGCCCGGCGTCGGCAAAGTCGCGATTGGCGGCGTCCTTCCTGAGCAGGTAACGATTGAGATTTCCCGCGCACAAATGGCGGCGTACGGCGTCACGCTCGCGCGGCTGGCGGATGTACTTAACCGGCAGAATATCGTTTCTGATGCGGGCAGCATGACCGTCGGCAGTGAGTCGATCCGGCTGCATCCTACCGGTGGATTTCAAAACATTGATGAACTGAATAACGTCCTGATAAGCCCGGCGGGTTCGACGCACAGTATTTATCTGCGAGATATTGCCGTCGTTTCTCAGGGCGTCAGCGATCATCCGGGCAATATTTATCACGCCAATGGCCGTAACGCGCTGACTCTCGGCGTCTCTTACATTCCTGGTGTCAATGTGATGAATATCGGCCACGCCATCGAGTCTACAATGAAGGAGCTGCAGGCCGAAAAACCCGCAGGGATCCAGCTGAAAGTGTTCTACGATCAGGCCGCAGAAGTTAAAAAGTCCGTCGACGGGTTTATTATTAACTTCCTGATGGCACTGGCGATTGTGGTCGGCACCCTGCTCATTTTCATGGGCTTGCGCAGCGGTATTATTATTGCCGTCTCACTGGCGCTGAACGTACTGGGTACGTTGCTTATCATGTATTTGTTCGGCATCGAGCTTCAGCGAATTTCGCTGGGCGCACTCATCATTGCGCTCAGTATGCTGGTGGATAATGCAATTGTCGTGGTGGAAGGCGTATTGATATCCCGTCAGCAGGGCAATCCGCTGATGAACGCCATTTCGCACATTATTAAACGCTCTGCCCTTCCGCTGCTTGGCGCGACGGTCATCGCCATTCTGGCGTTTGCGCCCATCGGGTTGTCGCAGGATTCGACCGGCGAATACTGCAAATCGTTGTTCCAGGTGCTGCTGATTTCACTGATGCTCAGCTGGGTGACGGCGCTGACGCTGACGCCGGTGCTGGTGAAATGGGCCTTTGCCAATATGAAAGTGGCGGAGAAAAAAGCGGATGAGCAGGCCGACCCTTACGGCGGCTGGATATTTCGCCTCTACCGCCGCATGCTCAATGCCCTGTTAATTCGCCAGACGCTCACACTGACGGTGCTGGCGGCGCTGCTGGTGGCTTCGGTCTGGGGATTTAGCTTTGTACGGCAGAACTTCTTCCCCTCCTCGAATACGCCAATTTTCTTCGTCGATCTCTGGCTGCCTTACGGTACCGACATTAACTACACGGCAAAAGTCGCCGGAGAAATCGAAAAAAACATCAACCGACAGGAAGGCGTCGAAAATACCGTGACCACCATCGGTCAGGGGGGTATGCGGTTTATTCTGACCTATAACGGCCAGCGCCAGTATTCCAACTATGCCCAAATCATGGTGCGGATGGACGATCAACGGAAAATTGCCGGAATGGTCCAGCGCACAGAGCAGGATATTCACCAGAACTTCCCCGAGGTGAATGCGCGGCTCAAACGCATTATGTTTGGCCCTTCCGGCGACAGCGCGATCGAGGTGCGGATCAAAGGCCCGGATCCGGATACCTTGCGCCATATCGCCAGTCAGGTGGATCAGATCATTCTCGATGACGGTGCTGCTGACGGCGTACGTAACGACTGGCAGGATCGCAGCAAAAGGGTTCGCCCGACGTTCTCACCTTATCTTGGCCGTGAGCTGGGTGTCGACAGAGGGGAAGTCGACAGTGCATTGCAGATGAATTTTAGCGGCAGCACGGTGGGGATTTACCGTGATGGCTCCACGCTGATGCCCGTGGTGCTGCGTCCACCGGCTGATGAACGGCTGGATGTGGATCATATGGCGAATATCATGGTATGGAGCCAGACACGTCAGCAATTTATTCCACTGAGTAATGTAGTGAGTAAGTTCCGCGTGGAATGGGAGGACCCGCTCATCATGCGGCGCGACCGTATGCGTATGCTCACCGTTCAGACCGACCCGGACGCGGCTACCGGTGAAACTTCGGGCGACATGCTGGCGCGCATCAAACCGAAAGTGGAAGCACTGCAACTGCCACACGGCTACAGCATCGAATGGGGGGGTGACGCGGAGAATTCCGCCGAGGCGCAACAGGGATTGTTCACCACGCTGCCGGTCGGCTTCCTGATGATGTTCATCATTACCGTATTGATGTTCAGCTCGGTAAAAAATGCTATCGCCATCTGGCTGACCGTTCCTCTGGCTTTGATCGGTGTCACCTTTGGCTTCCTGCTGACGGGCATACCGTTTGGATTTATGGCGCTGATAGGTTTACTCAGCCTGAGCGGGATGCTGATCCGCAATGGGATCGTGCTGGTCGAAGAAATCAATCAGCAGAAAAAGGTGAAAAGTCAGGCCGAAGCCATTGTGTATGCAGCGACGTCACGCCTGCGCCCTATCCTGCTGACCGCCTTTACCACCGTGCTGGGTCTCGCGCCGTTGTTACTTGATGTATTTTTCCAAAGCATGGCCGTTGTTATCATGTTCGGACTGGGATTTGCCACAGTGCTGACGCTTCTGGTTCTGCCTGTGATTTACAACTGTTTTCATCGTGAAGGACAACGCAGCAAACAATGA
- a CDS encoding mannose-1-phosphate guanylyltransferase/mannose-6-phosphate isomerase translates to MILPVIMAGGTGSRLWPMSRELYPKQFLRLYGEQSMLQETVTRLKGLEASEPLVICNEEHRFLVAEQLRQINQLSNNIILEPVGRNTAPAITLAALSAIDEDCDPLLLVLAADHVIEDTAAFHQAVQNAIPFARQGKLVTFGIVPTGPETGYGYIQRGGEFSSHSGPVFRVQRFVEKPDMPTALQYLETGEYYWNSGMFLFRAKRFLEEMATYRPDILDACLKAIKTSQPDAQEAFIRVDKAAFIACPDESVDYAVMEKTTDAIVVPLDAGWNDVGSWAALWEVNNKNPEGNAVTGDVYTHNATNCYINTDEKLVAAIGVENLVIVNTKDAVLIIDKSQVQDVKKVVEFLKRNDRREYRLHRESYRPWGRNDNVVNTLRYHVNRLTVKPGGQSSLQMHHHRAEHWVILSGTAKVSLEGKTYLLTENQSTFIPIGSQHMLENPGKIPLEILEIQSGSYLEDDDIIRIKDHYGRC, encoded by the coding sequence ATGATCCTTCCCGTCATTATGGCCGGTGGTACCGGCAGCCGTTTATGGCCAATGTCCCGCGAACTTTATCCAAAACAATTTTTGCGTCTTTATGGTGAACAATCCATGTTGCAGGAGACCGTCACCCGGTTAAAAGGGTTGGAGGCCTCTGAACCCTTAGTTATTTGCAATGAAGAACATCGTTTTTTGGTTGCGGAGCAATTAAGGCAGATTAACCAGTTGTCGAATAATATTATTCTTGAGCCTGTTGGCCGCAATACAGCACCTGCGATCACGCTGGCAGCGCTCAGTGCTATCGATGAGGATTGTGATCCCTTATTGCTGGTACTGGCTGCCGATCACGTTATTGAGGATACGGCCGCTTTTCATCAGGCCGTTCAGAACGCCATTCCTTTTGCCAGGCAGGGGAAACTCGTCACCTTTGGCATTGTGCCCACCGGGCCGGAAACCGGGTACGGCTATATTCAGCGTGGCGGTGAGTTCAGCAGCCATTCAGGCCCCGTTTTTCGGGTGCAACGCTTTGTCGAAAAACCAGACATGCCGACCGCTTTGCAATATCTCGAAACCGGTGAGTACTACTGGAACAGCGGTATGTTTTTGTTTCGCGCTAAACGCTTTCTGGAAGAGATGGCCACTTACCGGCCAGACATTCTCGACGCCTGCCTTAAAGCCATCAAAACCTCGCAACCTGATGCGCAGGAAGCGTTTATCCGCGTGGATAAAGCTGCCTTCATTGCGTGCCCGGATGAGTCTGTCGATTACGCCGTGATGGAAAAAACCACCGATGCGATTGTCGTGCCGTTAGATGCCGGATGGAATGATGTGGGGTCCTGGGCAGCGTTGTGGGAAGTGAATAATAAAAATCCGGAAGGTAACGCAGTGACCGGGGATGTATATACTCACAATGCCACTAATTGCTATATCAATACGGATGAGAAATTAGTGGCGGCTATTGGCGTCGAGAATTTAGTGATTGTAAATACCAAAGATGCCGTTCTTATTATTGATAAGTCTCAGGTTCAGGATGTAAAAAAAGTCGTTGAGTTTTTAAAAAGAAACGATCGCCGGGAATATCGTTTACATCGCGAGTCTTATCGTCCCTGGGGACGAAACGATAATGTGGTGAATACGCTTCGTTATCATGTCAATCGTTTAACAGTAAAGCCCGGCGGTCAGTCCTCTTTACAAATGCATCATCATCGCGCTGAACATTGGGTCATTCTTTCCGGGACAGCGAAAGTCTCGCTTGAGGGTAAAACGTATTTACTGACTGAAAACCAGTCCACATTTATTCCCATCGGTTCTCAACATATGTTGGAAAATCCGGGAAAAATTCCGCTTGAGATTCTGGAAATACAGTCAGGTTCTTATCTGGAGGACGACGATATTATTCGTATTAAAGACCATTATGGCCGTTGCTAA
- a CDS encoding glycosyltransferase, with product MSHDVSVGIVADWLVTFAGAEKVIAEFIKIFPESEMYSVVDFLSDESRKLFYGKESTTSFIQRLPFAKSKYQTYLPLMPLAIEQLDVTKHDIILSSSHAVAKGVLTGPDQLHISYVHSPIRYAWDFQHQYLRESGLDKKFKGKLARWFLHKIRIWDYRTANGVDHFVANSQFIARRIKKVYGRDADVIYPPVDVERFTLQEKKEDFYFTASRMVPYKRIDLIVEAFTQMPDKKLVVIGDGSEMAKIKARAGSNIVILGYQPDAVMQDHMRRAKAFVFAAEEDFGITPVEAQACGTPVIAYGKGGVLETIRPYGEAHSTGLFFAEQNVTSVIQAVRQFELVQQSILPQDCRENALRFSAERFHQELDDYIKTKWNEFSDHKKIRY from the coding sequence ATGTCACATGATGTGAGTGTTGGAATTGTCGCTGACTGGCTGGTGACATTTGCAGGGGCTGAGAAAGTTATCGCCGAATTTATTAAAATATTTCCTGAATCTGAAATGTACTCTGTTGTCGATTTTCTTTCTGATGAGAGTCGGAAGTTATTTTATGGCAAAGAATCCACAACATCATTTATTCAACGCTTACCCTTTGCAAAAAGTAAATACCAAACTTATCTTCCACTAATGCCGTTGGCCATTGAACAACTCGATGTGACGAAACATGACATTATTTTGTCCAGCAGTCATGCGGTGGCAAAAGGCGTACTCACGGGGCCTGATCAACTTCATATTAGTTACGTGCACTCTCCGATTCGCTATGCCTGGGATTTTCAGCACCAATATTTGCGGGAGTCAGGTTTAGATAAAAAATTTAAGGGGAAGCTGGCACGCTGGTTTTTACATAAGATCAGGATCTGGGATTACCGCACGGCAAACGGCGTCGATCACTTCGTGGCGAACTCTCAGTTCATCGCCCGACGGATTAAAAAGGTGTACGGGCGTGATGCCGATGTGATCTACCCGCCGGTGGATGTTGAACGTTTTACATTGCAGGAAAAAAAGGAGGATTTTTATTTCACCGCGTCACGCATGGTGCCCTATAAACGTATCGATCTGATTGTCGAAGCCTTCACACAGATGCCCGACAAAAAACTGGTCGTTATCGGTGACGGATCGGAAATGGCGAAAATTAAAGCCAGGGCCGGCAGTAATATTGTAATCCTTGGCTATCAGCCTGATGCTGTTATGCAGGATCATATGCGTCGCGCTAAAGCCTTTGTATTTGCTGCCGAAGAGGATTTTGGTATTACGCCGGTTGAAGCACAGGCCTGTGGCACACCGGTGATAGCCTACGGTAAAGGCGGTGTTCTTGAAACGATACGACCTTACGGGGAAGCACATTCTACGGGGCTCTTTTTCGCGGAACAAAATGTGACCTCGGTGATACAGGCCGTCCGACAGTTTGAGCTCGTCCAACAGTCTATTCTCCCGCAAGATTGCCGGGAGAATGCCCTGAGATTTTCTGCAGAACGTTTTCATCAGGAACTCGATGATTATATTAAAACGAAGTGGAACGAATTTAGCGATCACAAAAAAATAAGATATTAG
- the cpsG gene encoding phosphomannomutase CpsG: MSGKLTCFKAYDIRGELGTELNEDIAYRIGRAYGEYLKPTKMVVGGDVRLTSEALKLALARGLQDSGTDVVDIGVTGTEEIYFATSYLSLDGGIEVTASHNPMNYNGMKLVREESKPVSGDTGLHEIQRLAEANDFKTIDPAKRGSYEKASVLDAYIDKLISYINFDRFNRPLKLVLNAGNGAAGHVIDALEARFKKARAPVEFIKVHHQPDGNFPNGIPNPLLPECRQDTTDAIIKHQADMGIAFDGDFDRCFLFDHTGEFIEGYYIVGLLADAFLEKHPGSRIIHDPRLSWNTIDIVTQAGGVPVMSKTGHAFIKERMRLENAVYGGEMSAHHYFRDFYYCDSGMVPWLLVAELMLVKGQSLRTMINDRITAYPASGEINSILLQPKEAIGRVLSVYEGDALQVDYTDGISLEFEEWRFNLRSSNTEPVVRLNVESRADIALMQEQTQKILSILCQE; encoded by the coding sequence ATGTCTGGGAAATTAACGTGCTTTAAAGCGTATGACATCAGGGGCGAACTGGGTACTGAATTAAACGAAGATATTGCCTACAGAATAGGGCGTGCTTACGGGGAATATTTAAAACCCACAAAAATGGTCGTCGGTGGCGATGTCCGTTTAACCAGTGAAGCTTTAAAACTGGCTCTGGCCAGAGGGTTACAGGATTCCGGGACCGACGTGGTGGACATTGGCGTTACCGGAACGGAGGAGATTTATTTTGCGACCTCGTATCTCAGCCTGGATGGTGGAATCGAAGTCACGGCCAGCCATAATCCGATGAACTATAACGGCATGAAACTGGTTCGTGAGGAATCAAAACCTGTCAGTGGCGATACCGGGTTACACGAAATACAACGTCTGGCCGAAGCTAATGATTTTAAAACGATTGATCCCGCTAAACGTGGCAGTTACGAGAAAGCTTCTGTACTCGATGCCTACATTGATAAATTGATCAGCTATATCAATTTTGACCGTTTCAATCGCCCACTTAAGCTGGTGCTTAACGCCGGCAATGGTGCAGCGGGCCATGTTATTGACGCCTTAGAAGCGCGGTTCAAAAAAGCCCGTGCGCCCGTGGAATTTATTAAAGTTCACCATCAGCCGGACGGTAATTTCCCCAACGGTATTCCTAATCCGTTATTACCCGAATGTCGCCAGGATACGACCGATGCCATCATCAAACACCAGGCTGATATGGGCATTGCGTTCGATGGTGATTTCGACCGGTGTTTCCTTTTTGACCACACCGGTGAATTTATTGAAGGTTATTACATTGTCGGATTACTGGCCGATGCGTTTTTGGAAAAACATCCCGGCTCGCGAATCATCCATGACCCGCGTTTAAGTTGGAATACGATTGATATCGTGACGCAGGCAGGGGGCGTACCCGTGATGTCTAAAACCGGACATGCCTTTATCAAAGAACGTATGCGCCTGGAAAATGCGGTGTACGGCGGTGAGATGAGTGCTCATCACTATTTCCGTGATTTTTATTATTGCGACAGCGGTATGGTACCGTGGTTACTGGTGGCTGAATTAATGTTGGTCAAGGGCCAGTCACTGCGAACAATGATTAATGATCGTATCACTGCCTATCCGGCATCCGGTGAAATAAACAGTATTCTTCTTCAGCCTAAGGAAGCCATTGGCCGCGTATTATCAGTTTACGAAGGCGATGCATTACAGGTTGATTATACCGACGGCATAAGCCTGGAATTTGAAGAATGGCGTTTTAACCTGCGCAGTTCAAATACAGAACCGGTAGTGCGACTGAATGTAGAGTCTCGTGCTGATATTGCCCTAATGCAGGAGCAAACCCAAAAAATCCTGTCAATTCTGTGCCAGGAATAA
- a CDS encoding efflux RND transporter periplasmic adaptor subunit translates to MKIRFSLTLVIALLLSACDQKTPDAPVLPRQVKVATADAVNLASSRVFPARILAGDNTEIAFKRAGQLDTLDVREGQAVKQGQVLARLSNNDARQRLNDRRSASTLAQRQFERYQTLARRHVVSQTELDVHKASRDSALAALKIAQEELNDLNLIAPFSGVVARLNVRNHQVIAAGQPVATLSRSDVLDVIFSVPENLFTSLDIRNAQYRPLVRINTLPGHEFTASYKEHTASSEANTLTWQVTLTMPRPENFPAVAGLSGTVTVNPANLATATPVNTLVVPVEAVFNPDSQQRNEAHVWVVAGDGDKLHVEDRKVTVGELTSRGIEITAGLEKGERVVAAGVGELHAQQLVRIWTRERGL, encoded by the coding sequence TTGAAAATTCGTTTTTCTCTCACGCTGGTCATCGCGCTGCTGTTAAGCGCCTGCGACCAGAAAACCCCTGATGCGCCGGTATTACCGCGTCAGGTTAAAGTTGCCACGGCTGACGCGGTGAACCTGGCCAGCTCGCGGGTTTTCCCGGCGCGGATCCTGGCAGGTGACAACACGGAAATTGCCTTTAAACGTGCAGGTCAGCTCGATACCTTAGATGTGCGCGAAGGGCAGGCGGTCAAACAGGGGCAAGTCCTCGCCCGTCTTTCCAACAATGACGCCCGCCAGCGGCTCAACGATCGCCGCAGTGCTTCAACGCTGGCGCAGCGCCAGTTCGAGCGTTACCAGACCCTTGCCCGGCGGCACGTCGTCTCACAGACTGAACTCGACGTGCACAAAGCCAGCCGCGATTCTGCCCTTGCCGCACTGAAAATTGCCCAGGAAGAACTCAATGATTTGAATCTGATCGCGCCGTTCAGCGGCGTTGTCGCCAGACTGAACGTGCGTAATCATCAGGTTATCGCCGCCGGACAGCCGGTCGCCACGCTCAGCCGTTCCGATGTGCTGGACGTTATTTTCAGCGTGCCGGAAAATCTGTTCACCAGCCTGGATATCCGCAACGCGCAGTATCGCCCTCTGGTACGCATCAATACCCTGCCCGGCCATGAATTTACCGCCAGCTATAAAGAACACACCGCCAGCAGCGAAGCCAATACCTTAACGTGGCAGGTTACGCTGACCATGCCGCGTCCGGAGAATTTCCCGGCAGTGGCGGGACTCAGCGGCACGGTGACGGTCAATCCGGCTAACCTCGCGACCGCAACGCCCGTTAATACGCTGGTAGTCCCGGTGGAAGCGGTGTTTAACCCGGACAGCCAGCAGCGCAATGAAGCGCATGTCTGGGTGGTCGCCGGGGACGGCGACAAACTGCACGTGGAAGACAGAAAGGTGACAGTGGGAGAACTGACTTCGCGTGGGATTGAAATCACCGCCGGACTGGAGAAAGGAGAACGTGTGGTGGCGGCAGGTGTGGGTGAATTACACGCGCAGCAGCTGGTGCGTATCTGGACGCGGGAACGGGGTTTGTAA